In Rubrivirga marina, the following are encoded in one genomic region:
- a CDS encoding STAS/SEC14 domain-containing protein → MLELLPSPGPDVVAFRVSGKVTKEDVELAWASLDAALDEAETIGLYAEVVDLGGVTLAGLVEDLAHAIKALGEWHRFARYAVVSDKAWLRTLADVEGKLLPGIEIRTYTPEGSEAAIAWLTAHTAPQSPAA, encoded by the coding sequence ATGCTCGAACTCCTCCCCTCCCCCGGCCCCGACGTCGTCGCCTTCCGCGTGAGCGGGAAGGTCACCAAGGAGGACGTCGAGCTCGCGTGGGCGTCGCTCGACGCCGCGCTCGACGAGGCCGAGACGATCGGGCTCTACGCCGAGGTGGTCGACCTCGGCGGCGTCACGCTGGCGGGCCTCGTGGAAGACCTCGCCCACGCGATCAAAGCCCTCGGCGAGTGGCACCGGTTCGCGCGGTACGCCGTCGTCAGCGACAAGGCCTGGCTTCGGACGCTCGCCGACGTCGAAGGCAAGCTCCTCCCGGGCATCGAGATCCGGACGTACACGCCGGAGGGGTCGGAGGCGGCGATCGCGTGGCTCACGGCGCACACGGCGCCGCAGTCGCC